Proteins encoded within one genomic window of Polycladomyces subterraneus:
- a CDS encoding cupredoxin domain-containing protein — MSPRRFWLYLVLVLFLTGAVYIGEAPFVARDASAGQPTTTSEKTFYMVTGEVKGRYQGKKLEAYRWDPGMIVVHQGDRVHLVIRGVSGKEHPFSIQGYHVRGNVRQGQITRVSFTANKPGTFQLICHTHPTAETNGPMIGYIVVLPRGTK, encoded by the coding sequence ATGTCACCAAGACGTTTTTGGCTGTATTTGGTGTTAGTCCTATTCTTGACAGGTGCCGTCTATATAGGGGAAGCGCCGTTTGTGGCGCGCGACGCTTCTGCCGGCCAACCGACCACGACATCAGAAAAAACGTTTTATATGGTAACAGGTGAAGTCAAGGGTCGATACCAAGGCAAAAAGTTGGAAGCATACCGGTGGGACCCCGGTATGATCGTGGTTCACCAGGGGGATCGCGTTCATCTGGTCATTCGGGGCGTCAGCGGCAAAGAACATCCGTTTTCCATCCAAGGATACCACGTACGCGGCAATGTCAGACAGGGACAAATCACGCGTGTCTCCTTTACAGCGAACAAACCCGGTACGTTTCAACTGATATGCCACACTCATCCCACCGCTGAAACCAATGGTCCCATGATCGGGTATATCGTCGTTTTGCCGCGTGGAACGAAATGA
- a CDS encoding aspartate aminotransferase family protein, producing MENSSFLRKTARSAQIYREAARWIPGGVTANIKYFDPYPIVMDSASGTYLYDVDGNQYIDYNLCYGALILGHGNQSVIDAINQAFARIGTPIFGTPHRLETEMARVLVDMYPGIEKVRFTNSGLEATLLAIRLAMAWTGRKKLAKFEGHYHGSYDQVLISVNPQQRNLERHPVKTLDSLGLPDYYAENIVVLPFNEWDQTEEILHQHRHEIAAVIMEPIQGGFIPPDETFLKRLRELTHQYGMVLIFDEVKTGFRTGLSGAQGIYGVVPDLTALGKVLGGGFPVGAVGGWEEVMELCSPASGVDILTTEQQPPSLGQDQPLFHSGTYNGHPIVLTAGLATIQVLRKPGVYPQLEATTTQLRNGMEEILNRYGIACQTVGVGSIFNLVLSDLPVRRIQDVLESNLTLRRKLDTQLLNQGIFIKPLNRFSLSTAHTPEVIDETLERFELAVKSLVRK from the coding sequence ATGGAAAACAGTTCATTCCTCCGCAAGACTGCTCGTTCTGCCCAAATATATCGTGAGGCGGCCCGGTGGATACCGGGTGGAGTAACAGCCAACATCAAATACTTCGATCCCTACCCCATCGTCATGGACTCAGCCTCCGGCACTTACCTGTACGATGTTGACGGCAATCAGTATATCGATTACAACCTATGTTACGGAGCGCTCATTTTGGGGCACGGGAATCAAAGCGTTATCGATGCCATCAACCAGGCATTCGCCCGAATCGGTACTCCGATCTTCGGAACTCCCCATCGCTTGGAAACGGAGATGGCCCGCGTATTGGTCGACATGTATCCCGGGATCGAAAAGGTTCGCTTCACCAATTCAGGATTGGAAGCCACATTGCTGGCTATTCGTTTGGCCATGGCGTGGACCGGGAGAAAAAAGTTGGCCAAATTTGAAGGTCACTATCATGGCAGTTATGATCAAGTGCTGATCAGCGTAAACCCCCAACAACGAAATCTCGAACGGCATCCGGTAAAAACGCTAGATTCCCTCGGTCTGCCTGATTATTACGCAGAAAATATCGTGGTCCTTCCATTTAATGAATGGGACCAAACAGAAGAAATCCTCCATCAACATCGTCATGAAATCGCCGCTGTGATCATGGAACCCATCCAAGGAGGATTTATTCCACCAGATGAAACTTTCCTGAAAAGGTTACGGGAACTCACACACCAATATGGGATGGTACTGATATTTGACGAGGTGAAGACAGGATTTCGCACCGGATTGTCAGGAGCACAAGGAATATACGGAGTGGTCCCCGATTTGACCGCCCTCGGAAAAGTGTTGGGAGGCGGTTTTCCTGTCGGAGCTGTCGGAGGTTGGGAGGAAGTGATGGAATTATGTTCACCCGCCAGTGGAGTGGACATTCTGACGACTGAACAGCAACCGCCGTCTCTTGGTCAGGACCAACCCTTATTTCACAGTGGCACTTATAACGGTCATCCAATTGTCCTCACCGCAGGATTGGCCACGATCCAAGTACTTCGAAAACCCGGCGTCTATCCGCAATTGGAGGCAACCACGACACAACTGCGCAACGGAATGGAGGAAATCTTGAACCGCTATGGGATCGCATGTCAGACCGTCGGCGTGGGCAGCATTTTCAATCTGGTGCTATCGGATCTGCCTGTCCGCCGTATCCAGGATGTCTTGGAGTCGAATCTGACCTTGCGGAGGAAATTGGACACCCAGTTGTTAAACCAAGGAATTTTCATCAAACCGCTCAATCGTTTCTCTCTATCAACGGCTCATACCCCCGAAGTGATTGATGAAACACTGGAACGATTTGAGCTTGCCGTCAAAAGTCTGGTGAGAAAGTAG
- a CDS encoding MurR/RpiR family transcriptional regulator, with product MSDKHDVFQRIREKISRMSKAQRQIAAYIEGHPDTVPFLTTAQLAKQAGVGEATVIRFATTLGFAGFTEMQRSLQEQLRKRVTTVERLDLAEELYSEEQRIAYEVLSDDLSNLKQTIQMLDPDMFGKAVQQIHQAKSVTIIAFRSSHALGSFLAFYLHLLKKNTRLITESDTMFEQLSTLGSNDLVIGISFSRYTSRTVQALQYVRKRGARTLAITDSHRSPLASTSDLYLIAASNSPSFLDSFVAPLSLINALLIAVSRMDKQEITRHLKNMEQLWEMEGIYYPSENKKR from the coding sequence GTGTCCGACAAGCATGACGTTTTTCAAAGAATACGGGAGAAAATCAGCCGGATGAGCAAAGCACAACGGCAAATTGCAGCTTATATCGAGGGACACCCGGATACCGTACCGTTTTTGACTACGGCCCAATTGGCCAAACAAGCAGGTGTGGGCGAAGCGACCGTCATCCGCTTCGCTACCACCCTCGGATTTGCGGGATTTACGGAAATGCAACGCAGTTTGCAAGAGCAGCTTCGCAAACGCGTCACAACGGTCGAGCGGTTGGACTTGGCGGAAGAACTGTACTCCGAAGAACAACGCATCGCCTATGAAGTTTTGTCCGATGATCTGTCCAATTTGAAACAAACCATTCAGATGTTAGACCCCGACATGTTCGGCAAAGCCGTTCAACAGATACACCAAGCCAAATCCGTCACCATCATCGCATTCCGCAGCTCCCATGCTTTGGGTTCATTTCTGGCGTTTTACCTGCATTTGCTGAAGAAAAACACCCGGCTGATCACAGAATCCGATACGATGTTCGAACAACTTTCCACCCTGGGTTCGAATGATTTAGTCATTGGAATCAGCTTTTCCCGCTATACGTCACGAACGGTTCAAGCCCTCCAATATGTGAGGAAACGAGGAGCGAGGACATTGGCGATTACCGATTCCCACCGTTCACCCCTTGCCAGCACATCCGATCTCTACTTGATCGCTGCGAGCAACTCGCCTTCTTTCCTCGACTCCTTTGTCGCTCCACTCAGCCTGATCAACGCGTTGCTGATCGCGGTTTCTAGGATGGATAAACAGGAAATCACCCGTCATCTGAAAAATATGGAGCAATTGTGGGAGATGGAAGGGATTTATTATCCTTCGGAAAACAAAAAACGGTAA